A window from Dromaius novaehollandiae isolate bDroNov1 chromosome 1, bDroNov1.hap1, whole genome shotgun sequence encodes these proteins:
- the HSF2BP gene encoding heat shock factor 2-binding protein: MRRCAGLAGEAQKAETEDDFVKVKRRDLERLTTEVMQLWDFLPKILNGDILGTFQKLDALESNMEKKEEEIEQLKMDCEHFRARLETAQADCMREKKSKAVKFFTITAQTMESFVKSLNEDMKQQDLDSDENQFVLALAGIVTNVAALACGREFLVSSNRELLDTMMQLLGDMKPGLCTKFKVLMLMSLYNVSINLKGLKYISESPGFMPLLWWLLNDPDTEVCLHVLRLLQSVILEPEVLAKSASAMRDTLPFQRIIALSKSRNADLQALARELLEDLKILEYEV; this comes from the exons ATGAGGCGTTGCGCGGGCCTGGCGGGCGAGGCGCAG aagGCTGAAACTGAAGATGACTTTGTTAAAGTTAAACGGAGGGATTTGGAAAGGCTGACAACAGAGGTTATGCAATTGTGGGATTTTTTACCCAAAATACTGAATGGGGATATCCTGGGGACATTCCAGAAACTGGATGCTCTTGAATCAA AcatggagaaaaaggaggaggaaatagaGCAGCTGAAAATGGATTGTGAACACTTCAGAGCCCGCCTGGAAACAGCCCAGGCAGATtgcatgagagagaaaaag AGTAAAGCAGTAAAGTTTTTTACAATCACTGCACAGACTATGGAGAGCTTTGTGAAGTCGTTAAATGAAGACATGAAGCAGCAGGATTTGGATTCTGATGAAAATCAGTTTGTATTAGCTTTGGCAGGGATTGTAACAA ATGTGGCTGCACTGGCATGTGGCCGTGAATTCTTGGTTAGTTCAAATCGGGAGTTATTGGACACAATGATGCAGCTCCTGGGAGACATGAAGCCGGGACTCTGCACTAAATTTAAAGT GCTAATGCTAATGTCACTTTACAATGTGAGCATCAACTTGAAAGGCTTGAAGTACATCAGTGAAAGTCCAGGTTTTATGCCTTTGCTGTGGTGGCTACTGAATG ACCCGGATACAGAAGTTTGTCTTCATGTTCTGCGGCTCCTCCAGTCTGTGATTTTGGAGCCAGAAGTTTTAGCCAAGTCAGCCTCTGCGATGCGTGATACTTTACCATTTCAGCGTATCATTGCACTGTCAAAGAGCCGCAATGCAGATCTGCAAGCACTTGCAAGAGAACTACTTGAAGATCTTAAAATACTTGAGTATGAAGTATAG